Below is a genomic region from Raphanus sativus cultivar WK10039 chromosome 4, ASM80110v3, whole genome shotgun sequence.
TTTTTGAGATCCAAGGCAGCCATGTAAGCACATCCTGTAGTGAGGAGGTAGAACATCTGGTCTTTCTGAGAATAAACGACATTGGAGTCAATGTCGTAGGAGAAAGGAATGTCGATGATGGCCCAGTCCGAATCTCGATAAGGCATACAATAACAAAGTTTAGATCCAAAGATGGTGAAACACACTATATAATCATCGTCCTGGTTGGGAAAATAAGTGGACAACGAAACATTTCCACTCATTTCGACATGAGGAACAAGGTGATCAGCTAATGGGGGCAGAGTAATGGTTTTTGGAGATGACTCTAAGCACCAAGGATTAAACACTTGGCTGAGATGTATGGTGTAGTCAGGGTAGCTCATGAAAACTGCCCAGCCACCGTGAGCCTCCAAGGAGTATGCATCTTCCCGACAACACTTTTGGGAATTTCTTTCCAgtaaaattgataattttttcACTCCTTGGATTGAATACCCAATAatctgtaatatttttttcttcatcggTTGAAGATTCGTCTTCTCCAAAAATAAACCCGACCAGCATGTAAGGGGTTTTTCGTGGACATGTTGAGAAACGGTCCTTGTCCCCTTCTTGAACCTATGAATGATTgtgaaaacataaaacatagaCATTTCAACTAGGTTGATAGCCAAACTTACAAATTAGAAAGGTTAAAAAAACACGTTTGAACTTACCAAGAGTTTTTCAACTAGGTTGAAAAGCAGAGACATGTTTTACAGTAGCGCTTTGTTTACAAGCCCCACtgtatatatatcttatatcttgttatgtaaaatTCATATACTTTCTTGTAACGTATTTTCAAAACCATGGATTATGTAATAACACTATGTGCTTGTTTAGTTGTATTGTGACATATATAGAGATATAGTCACgtaaataaatctatatatatataaatatatatacactacaTAAGGAATTTAGATATACAGTACAATATACATCCAaattaaagagaaaacaaaatggGAAACAAATATGTAGTTATATATccaaaaacttaataaaatgaGATTTCGTAACAAAACTTACAAAGGTTTTGCAACTGTAGGTTGAAAAGCAGAGACATTTCTTACTCTTAAGTCTAGGGGTGagaaaaaaccgaaccgaaccgagtcAAACGAAAtcaaccgaaccaaaccgattcaaatcaaaccaaactctAATATCAAATAGTTTGGTTTAAGATTGTCCCAACCTGAAACAAATTAAACCGAACCAAGAAACCAATGcgtttttgttaatatttgaaTTAAACATACTACTAATAAACAATATACcaatttcagttttatattagatttaatttagatcgtttatttttaaaaagtattattagcatgttttttttcattttctattactttagttaaatttgattcgattatgctcttataaatcttttgtattcttttaaaggtttttatttcagttttatattggatttagttcacatagtttattttttcataGTTATCATCAACATAAAGATTTGATGACCATGtgtttgtattttaaaatatgatttccaTTAAAAGAATTAAACTAAAGAATTAAATTAAGGAACCCgataaaaccaaaccaaaaacaagCTGAACCGAATACAAACTTTGTATTCTGAACCGAAACtgatccaaaccaaactaattatGATTTAAGATCCAAACCAAACGATAACACTTATGATTTCAATCAATCAACACAagattattatttagtttcaaaTCTTGCAAATCACATATAGTATCTAACTAGGTGTGTTGCCCGCATATGAGGACACAATTTTCTTACGAATATTTagtagtttatatattttattaaaatatatatgcttattattgtattaaatttttgaaaacactagcatattaaaaatatttttgattttgaaatcttatacttttttttgaaacactaaaATCTTATACTTTTGTTACCACTTTTTGTACacttaattttacttatatttttctcatattttcatttcttttttttccattacatatatttttctcatctatactatttaaacataaagaataaaaatttacttatttaaacataaacaataaaaatttacttacaaaaaagtaatagttggatcaataaatattttattgttagattgaaataaaaataatatatatatttttattaaaataatatgattaatataagtttgctttattttaatatatatttttagattttcgataattattattaatattgattttaataatttagctaataaaaaaaatactttgtttttttgttgttgttaatttatgttttatttatcaagggtataaatgatattaaccactctaattttttaattttaaaatatatttttagatttcggataattcttatcattattaattttatttacttatataataaaaaatcttttttattttgtaggtaatttatatatttatcgatgaaaaatataaacaatattaatcactctaatttgtttattttaaaatatatttttaaattttggataaatcttatcattattaattttagtcagttacctaatcataaaattaaaattcatttttattttatagattatttatatgtttattcattaagggtataaacgatattgACCAgtcataaacaataaaaatttacttacaaaaaagtaatagttggataaataaatattttattgttagattgaaataaaaataatatatatttttattaaaataatatgattaatataagtttgttttattttaatatatatttttagattttcgataattattattaatattgattttaataatttagctaatcaaaaaaaatacttagttttttttgttgttaatttatgttttattcatcaagggtataaatgatattaaccactctaattttttaattttaaaatatatttttagattttggataattcttatcattattaattttatttacttatataataaaaaatcttttttattttgtaggtaatttatatatttatcaatgaaaaatataaacaatattaatcaatctaatttgtttattttaaaatatatttttaaattttggataaatcttatcattattaattttagtcagttacctaatcataaaattaaaattcttttttattttatagataaattatatgtttattcattaagggtataaacgatattgaccagtctaacttttaacgtgagagctccgttgcaaaaaatcacttcgcaaataatattatagattcataaaaaactaatattctttttattatgataagtttttataaaaggattggattttttaaaaatagataagTATATTCGCTTTTTAATGCGTAAAATCACAAATAACaaaatcttttatatttttttagcatTTACCATATATTTTCCTAAgccaagtatatatatatactagatatgATCATGTTGCTTTGCAACGGTTtctgtttgatgttttaatttaataaagaacataaaataataattattttgttataattttatagttaaaaaattattttcatacataagttcaagttaaaatttgtattttataatcatgataaatagatgaattttatttatttatttatttaataaatagtttttattcatgatttttattaaataattttttgtacttgttggattttataatttatttttgtttaatattttttcttaaaagttgcttggttcttcaaagttgataATTAACATAATGAtgacacatgacaattatatattttaaaatgtgaCTTGTGTTAATATATCTCACaattaaaagtatatacaaagataataaccaaaacaaattttgtttaaagtaattattaatattatttaatagtaatttttcatttttaaaatcctaatcaaaaataactgcaaaagattatttgatagtaatgttttctaatattgtgagatgtgtttaaatatgtaatcattaaaaatatatgtaccaagaaaataattaaaaatgaagtttgaaacaaataattttaaaaatgatttaatgttaaaaattttaaaattatttaatagtaatttgtagaaattttcctttttcaataggaaaaacagatttgataatttaatcaatactaattgttttctttctaaaatctTAATGAAATCTTATTATAAAAGACTATATTGAACTTAGTTCTTCAAAGTTAATAGTTAACATATTTGTGACacatgaaaattatatatttaaaaatgtgatatgtgttaaactatctcttagatatatatatatatatatatatatatatatatatatatatatatatatatatatatatctaagagatagtttaacacatatcacatttttaaatatataattttcatgtgtcacaaatttgttatatatatataacaaaaactatTTATGTTAATAAGGTACAAGCTAGAAAAAAATggcaaattttaaaacatatgttGATATTATGATCCTGGTTTTGTCGATCATCGCAAAGATCTGGTATTTGACTTCACAGATTTTACAAATACAACGCCCAattagaagatcaactacaagACTTGGACATGAATACATACAAAATGCATTGGTTGAAGATCCTGATCATTTTTGACATTTATATCGTAGGTATCCAGATGTATTTATGAAAGCTATGCTCTATTATTAGAGAACTGATGGGACTAAAAGATACAAGATACGTTTCATTTGAAGAAATGTTGGCTAAGTTTCTGTTTATTGGTGGTCAAATTCAAGATATTTTCAAGCTCAAGATAGATTCAAGAAGTTGCGTTTCTCAATAAGCATGAGCTTGAATACACTTCTCAAGGTCTTAAATGCACTTGCTTCAAGCTATATATCTAAACCTGAACTACGGTGCCTCCAAAAATAAGAGACAGCACAAAGTTTTATCCtcactttaaaataaatagtttttttgtaTTCTTTAGGTGTAACTAAATTTTAACATTGAGTTCGTATTTTTCTTAGGACTGCATTGGAGCTATTGATGGTACACATATTCTTGCAATGATAACTGGAAAAGATTCATCTAGTTATTGAAACAGAAAAGGAGAATTATTGCAAAAGGTTTTAGCTGCATCAGTGGTGAACCCATGATTTATTTTAAACCTGGGTCAAAAGTTAAATGGGTTTtgaatacaaataaaattatatgaaaatatggtgtCAAGTAGGATTGAACCTTCGTTTAGGGGTGTTAGTCAAAGGGAAATGAACCATCAGAGCTAATGAGTTTCTAATATTCTTCCTTAAcaaattaacattatatattttaaggtgTGTCAGCTGACCCCCCTTATATAAAGGTGGATCGGCCTTTGAGCTGCATGTAATTTTGATTTAGAACTCAATGTATGTTCTTAGTGGATGGGAAGTCTTAGCTCATGACGCAAAAGTATTACAAGATGCTTTAACAAGAAATAGTAACCAGCTAAAAGTTTGAGAAGGTATATATTTTCCTTATGATAAAAAATGTTATGTTAATTTATGTATTtctcatatttatatacattcTAAAATTTCAGGAAAGCTTTATTTGGTCGATTGTGGATATGCTAATCATCGTAATTTTTGAGCTCCATATCGAAGTACCCGTTATCATCTTCAAGAGTTTAGAGGACAAGGAAAAGATCCAGTAAATCAAAATGAGTTGTTCAACCAATCGTCATTCATGCTTGAGAAATGTAGTAGAAGGAATTTTGGCATCTTCAAATCTAGATTTCTCATCTTCAAATGTGCATCACTATTTCCGTTTAAAACGCAAGCAGAGTTAGTACTTGCATGTTGTTTTAAACAACTATCTCATAAGGAATGTCGTTCAGATATGTTTCTTCCTGAAGAAGTAGTTGTCGAAGAAAgtagagatgaagaagaaggcgAAGAGGAAAACAATGCTGATGAAATTTTTATGGTACTCAAGAACAACAAAAAGTGAATGCTCATAATTGGAGCAAAAATGTTGCAGCAACTATGTGGGCAGATGCTACACCTATGTAATATTGATTGCAACAATGTTTTTTTCCTATTTCTAGACTATTTTAATGACAATTCTTTAGTTTCCACAAAGAAAACAATAGATGGCAAAGGGAAAGccatcactacaagaaaatagttCTATTGCAACAGAAAAATTGCAACGTTCATTTTTGTTACTAATTTACTATGATTATTGCAATATTTTTGCAACAATGAATATTTGTTACAGTTTCATTACAAATTTATTGCAAAATAACAACTATAACGGACGTTGCATATTTTCGTTACCAAATTGCAATCATTTACAACATAAACAAACATCTTACGACTTTTGCAAGAAATATTCAACATTTTTGAATCATTGCTaatttgcaaacaaaaatataaaaacaaattgtgGCAAAAATGTGACAAATTGTTAACAGTTTACCTTATTATTTTTTCCGTCCTATTAAAATGGTAAATTTAGACAAAATAATCATTTACATATCCTTTCAAAGataattataaagtaaatatgCTATAAACGTAccttttatctcttttttttctttaactcagATAAAGACTCCAAGgtctttatcaaaaaaaaaaaaaagctgatcCATTGTTTCTGAGCTGCTTGTGCTTCATTTTATCGTAGGCTGGTTGCTTTATTCTGCTGTAGCTATTGTCCTCCCGTTCCGAACATTACTTCAACTTTCACCTTGACTCTTATTCCTGTTTTTCTTAACCTTTTCATACTAAGAGACTACCATCTTATGTACTGGCTTTGTCACTTTTTTAATATTAGATTGTTAAGAATTCTTAATTAACTCCGCCTCTTCTCTCTGAATATATTCCTTATCTAGAGATACATCTAAGTTTTAACTAATACAGTTTTAGTGtaattcttgtttttttctctgcCAAAAAGTTCATGTTTTGCTAGTTGGATAGATGGTAGATCACGTGAGGAAGATGCAGAACAGCCACAGTCacttctcatttttttttgggcGTCACTGTTACAAAATGGTTTGTTATGTTACTTACGTAATTCCTTTATTTACGTGATCTTTTTTTATAACCGATTTTTTACGTGATCTTTCTTGTTATATAGTTCCTTGGAACCTactagaatatattttattgtgtcCAATGTTGTTTCCACCTTATATTTCATTTACCGGTTgacttttgatttgtttttttttgtaaactaaatagTTAATATTGAAGGTTCTACCGAGAATTTTTGGTTTGTTTAGAGAATAATATATTAACAGATAAAGATAACCCATTATCAAGATTCACatagattttattgttttctatatataaaGAGTTTATACGGatgtttttaataattcattTGACTTCTGCACACTTTAGTTCTTCCAAAGTAAATCCTCtccaaaaattcattttttttccttgtgAGTTTTGTAGTATCATTCATGAATTGCTTTTGAGTTTCACGTGTCTGGTAATttcttacatatattatattctacGGTTAGTTAATTCCACACAAGGTCGTGTATTTGATCTAGGAGCTCTTCTATTGAAATTTCACTCAATGGTAAAATGCCAGTCACCATTGAAAGCCACTTGAAAAACAATGGTTCAAAAAAGGGTACAAGATATTTCTGAAGATAAtgaagaaatcaaagaaaaactgAGCAAACTTGAAGGTTTGGAGAAATTGATTGTGATCCTTTGTCTAACTATTTTATCCAGGGTGTCAACACCTAAGTTTTAATTGATtgcttttattattttttaaggtTTTATTAGTTTCTCTAGATTTAAATTATTGCtgttttttctctataaatgcattgttgaatttatttaatactttaatttatttataaaatttgtcaTTTGAATttctttattataatatatactgTATAACGTAAAATAATTAACACATCTTACTTCgcttataataaaatactaaaagaaTTAATGGATGCAATATAGTTGATACctactaatttttattaaaatattaactgtCAACCATTTTGTAGTCACcgtaagaaaatataaaaaccaaattatattatttgtaattaCAGGAAAATTGACAACTAACATTTgctatattataaattttgtaacaattttaaattgtaaCTATATGCTGCAATTGTAcccaaataattatatatatatatatatatatatatatatatatatatatatatattgttacattaatattactaaatttcaaaaaacaacagttgcaaatttgcaatgtTGTTTGCTATATATTTTACGTAGCAATGACTTGCCACCATTTATGGTTACAAAATAcgttataaatatacaataaatttGCTATAAAAAATTGTTGCAATAATATGACATATATAACAACATTTCAATTTGTTGCTAATTTTCCTACGTATATGCAACAAATATGAATTTGCAACATTCAAACAGCAAGAAGTTAAAATTTGTCACAATTTTGTTGCAATTTCATATTTGCAACAATATATGAGCATATTGCAACAATATATCATTATTGCAATATagctattttcttgtagtgcatgTCTTTCTTCACTGGTTTGGCAGTAAGCTCGCAGTCAGAAGTCTTTTGTGGTTTtccataaagttatggacaTAAACTTTGTTTTGAGTGTTTTCCCCGTTGAGATAACTAGAATTTTCCCACCATGTTTCGTTTAGAAAGTATGTCTATGTCATAGCGAGGGCAATACCAATTGTTAGTGGGAAAAGGGATATTGTTGGACACAGATAAACATATTTGTATCATTATAAATGACATGTCACCTCCAGTGATTAACTTTTCTTGCTGGACCTTGTTAGTGCCTTCCATTTGGTGAAACATGTGCATCTTGCATATATTCCTCTATATTACTCAGTAGCTAAACTCTTTCAGTTTCTCCATGATGGTGAGTATCCAGAAGCGGTAATATCTCAAGAACCTAAAGGGTATAGCAGTACCAACCAAGACAATGGATTTGTGCTATTGCAGGACATGAAGAAAAGAATTAAAAGCATCGAGCAAGCAGTTGTTGGGGAAAAGAAGAGGCTtggaaagaagagaagaagagctcTTGGCACAGAAGCAGAGGCCACAGGCTGTTTGAAGAGATGGAACTTGAAAACAAATTCTCCGATGAAATCAGACAGCCTAGATCACCTGCAATAACTGAGGCTAGAAATGGTTGATGAAAGACATTCTACTCTATAAGATTATCAGGAACAAAGTATCTAATCAGACCATGGAAGCTAACCTACACAGATGAATATGGAGCAAAATGATGAAAGAAAAGGGAGATGTCATTACCACGATGCAAGCTAGGGACAGGTTACCACATACAAACACAACATAAAGCAACTATTTCAGAAACACTGATTAATCAAGAGGAGAAAGATAAGGTAACATATACACTCATGagtacaaaaggaaaaaaagaaagtgaaCTTTGAAATGTATTCATGTGTTCACCTAATTAGAACTGTACGTACTTATGAACTTCATAGATCTGTGTATTTGAAGATTGATTTTCTCAACAAGGAAGAAAATATTATcagttaaatattattattataaatcacCTAAACAATTTTAAACTTTTCAGTAAATATCTTGCCAATCAtctatcatttttaaaaaaaaattgttttacttAAATCACTCAAATCACTTCAAAACTCACATAAATCTCACCATAATTAAAACAGTCCAGAATCTCCCAAAACCCTTGGTTCAATACATCCCCCTAAATGATACAAAAGGAAACACATATATacttagtaaaatataattttgacaGGCTAAGAATAATTTATGCAATCAAGTGTTTGATAACATACAATGTCTTTAAACTTGAAATGATTAGACCCCATTAATTTGAGAGTCAATTCAACAACCATACATATATTAAGTATTATATATCTAAGAGAAagtcttaatattttaatatttcctTCCTTTTGATTCATTCACTTCCATATATCCATATAATATttctgttaatttttttttactcttgtTACTATTTAAAATGAGATGTGATACCTTCCAACAACATATTACAAAAACAATTGAAAACAAGTGGCGAGGAGATACTAATGGAGAGGGTAAATTTACTAGTTAAatgttctttcttttcattatcTAACTTTTTGACGTGGAGTCGAAGATCATTTGATAAGTCCAtctaaataagattttattttatttttttcttctgataGATTTTATACTGTTTGTCTCATGATGCACTAAATTTCTGACTCTGAGAAGCCTGAACcaaaagaatgttgtcaattCTACTTGGTCTGTGCTTTAATGGTTTTTCGTGGTTTTGTTTAggaaaatcatgaagataataatTTGCATCCAGAACTGAATCAAATCAAGGAAAGCATCGAAAGAGAAAGGTTTCTGCACATTCAGGTAAAAAATTTGTTGCTTCTACAATTTTTTCTACGTATCTTAATTATGTTGAAAAGCGATGAGAGAACTAGACTGATAATAGTTATGGTTATATGCTAGGTATTGCCAATAGATGATGATCTGACCAAAATTTATACAGTATCAGATCTTGTAAACCCCCAAAAAGTGAATTTTGAAACCCTAAATTAAAGGAAAATTAGTAGAGAAAGACatgaaactataaatatatCTCTCTTTTTATGAATGCTAAACTATAACTATATCTAGATCTactaaaacctaaacaaaaatatattcaattcaAGTAGCGTTATGGATATCCATTCAgtttcagtgacaaaaaaagaaggatATCCGTTTAGTTAATAGAGCCAGCAAAATTGGTCCACATGGAATAGGCACAAAACTCAATCAGGGATTGATTATAGAGGTTATAAGTTATTCAACTTACATATAAAAAACTCATAtccattttgatattttttggaAGATAACTTACATTATTGAATTGACAGGAATCATTTGCGGATAGACCAAGTGTGGTTACTCATGCTGCATATCAACATTCTATTGCCTCAACCCGGGGTGCTGGGGTAAATAATGATGGAGGGGACAACAAAATGCTTTCTTTGAGAACGAAAACACCACtccatattttcaaatataatccTGCAGAAGAATTTACATCTACAATTCCCAAGAAACAAGTTACCAAGCTTCCAATTGTTAAACAGCTACCTCGAGCGATTACCTGGGTTTTCACGGATAGGTATCTTTGTTTTTGTACTTCATGTTAGTTTAAGTAATCAATCATATACAATATATACCACCcgtaaatatatatgtttatatattttgttaacattGCAGTAATAAGCTAATGGCTGAAAGTGATTCTGTGATCGGTAAGAAACAAATCATTTATTTCAATGGCCATGCAGAGGAATTGAGCAGCGACGACAAAGtagatgaagaagaaacagagaaagaaaaacTGGAATTTTCCAATGATGCATATCAGTTTATATGGTTAGTTTCGCTTTAAATATGTTACTGATTACTAAGTGATCATTTATATGTGCATGCAAGAAGGGCATTCATATACAACTCCTGATtctaaatttgtatatatgaacATCAGAACATATGATTTGAGACCTCTACTATTCTTTTAACAATAGTTTGTTAACAATAATTCTGTAGGGAGGTTGGgaaaaaacataatttagaTGACTTGTTGGTGCAAAGTGCTCTCTCCAAGTTCTTCGAATTAGATGTTTCAGATATCTTGGTAATAATGAAATTTAATCTTCATCAAcaattattgtttttgtttaacgAACGATGAATATATAATCTTCATGTTTGCAGGAAAGATTCAATGA
It encodes:
- the LOC108829808 gene encoding LOW QUALITY PROTEIN: uncharacterized protein LOC108829808 (The sequence of the model RefSeq protein was modified relative to this genomic sequence to represent the inferred CDS: deleted 1 base in 1 codon; substituted 1 base at 1 genomic stop codon), whose amino-acid sequence is MSLLFNLVEKLLVQEGDKDRFSTCPRKTPYMLVGFIFGEDESSTDEEKNITDYWVFNPRSEKIINFTGKKFPKVLSGRCILLGGSRGWAVFMSYPDYTIHLSQVFNPWCLESSPKTITLPPLADHLVPHVEMSGNVSLSTYFPNQDDDYIVCFTIFGSKLCYCMPYRDSDWAIIDIPFSYDIDSNVVYSQKDQMFYLLTTGCAYMAALDLKNNKKKPKFMRLQFENFPLMPQYEWEILASCLQSGYIAESSSGERFIVQWYVETRKLSNREKLNENTKQFMVFRIEDDGGQLYQGTRVIANYTXNIGDLCIFIGENETFCLEASKFPGLSPNSIYYVGYGFGVYNIGQKSSREYDLNGFPGIQGRTLFMSPLH